AAAATATGAGTACgttgaaaataatatagaaacaTTTCTATAGCTAAACAtgctttcaaattaaataaagagaaCAAGAAAGGAATACTTACATCATTGATGACTCTAGATTTGTCAAAAGCCAAATTATTGAGGCGAACATTTTTGGTGTATGCATATGTGGAGGAACAGAGTCAAAAGAGATTTACCCAAAACAATATTCCGTGAAGGATGTGATACAATTGGATGCCATTTTCaacatagtttttttttctttctttcatgtAATGTTATCAAGTTGCGTAAATGTTTTTCTCAACATGTTATTTGTGTacctattattattattgatagtgaAGAATTTGACTACGGTCACATAGTTTTTTACTCCTCAATTTGAGAAAGCCATTTTTTCACGTTAAAATTACAGATGTCTATTGGATATTCacataaagaaaaactattagAATAGTAGCCAAATGAGTTGAACCATGTAAGAAGTTTGATGATTGTTCAAAGAAGGCATGTTTAGTCCCTTAGCTTTGCCTCAAGATTTCCACAATTTTGGCTTTAAAAATTCGTGCATGTTTGtctaattcaaaatatatcttCATTATACTTCTTCAAACGACAATACTAACTGTTCATGTGTCATTAGTTATATAGTAATATGTGGAAATCTTTGATTATAATTtctctaattaaattgaaagttgtgaaattaaattgttttggtTTGGTATTGATTATTGTATAATTTACTtaattatctttaatattACAAGCCAAACAatccatatatatacttaaatgCATGAAATATCAACATTCCTAGTCTTCAAAtgctttttaaattaataataaacctTGATTAGGGTTTGTAAATACATCTAATCCTCTCCTTATTATTTGTctatttggttaattaattaggtgcaatataataattatttttccctCTTGTTTGACCCAACTTCATATTATGATAGTATTTTACTAAGTAAAATGGGTTCTTACACTtaggagatggagatggagatggagatgatggattttaggtttttcttttttctttttaccaagAGGCAATCTCATCAAACCTAACAgttcttcaaataaatttataattatattaaccatagagatatttttaatttagacttctatttttttttaaggagaCAATAGCAATTTCAATTcatatattacaataatagttttaaacaaaagattttatttgaatttttttaaaaaaagtttcgATAGTTTAGAGATATCTTTTAtccaaaatgaaaagttgataggttattttttaaattaagtcttaaaagaaatagtaaattagaaaaacggagaggaaaataaaatggGCAAAGTGATGCAAATGCAACAAATAGCAGCCAATCAGAGAAGCACACGTATTTAAAACTTCTTGCCTGAAGAATTTCGAAAACTACATTGCTGACATGTAAACCTCTCATTGGCTGTCACACGTAAAAACTCGTTCACCAGTAgccaaaaatttaaataataacgataataatattttttttaaaaaaaaagaaaaaactgagTTTAACAATTGTAGAGGGTTTATCAATCTCAGCGCGCTTGTTCATCGAGAGGTTTCTACCTTGATCCACAAAAAACATCAATAACCAGACAGAATGAGAAGTGGTCAATCGCCCATTTTAACGATCCtgctcttcatcttcttccttcgATTCGATCTCAGTAACGCACTCTATGGACCATCGTCTCCAGTTCTTCAACTTACTCCTTCCAACTTCAAGTCCAAGGTCTGTTTCCaatctccattttctttccttacCCAATTTCATTGTATCTAccgttcttgttttttttttttaactgcttcttgatttcttttttagtaattGGAATGTGTTTTTGTGAGCTTTGCAAATACTTGGTGTCGTTCTTCATTGTTATTACTTTCAGGTTTAAGACGATCTCACTATTTTATGCGTTAATTGGATTCTTGCTTATCcttcatttatattatttcagTTTGAAACCGGATGTGAATTTTATTTGTACGTCGTAAGGTTCTTATTAGATCGGCGTAGGGatctatttccttttttttttttttcggcTAGGTGCAGTTATtagtttgttgttgttattacttcttctttctcatttctaCCGTAGTCCGATGTCTCGATTGTGCAATTcggtttagtttttaaaagttatacgTCCGGAATTTGCATTTTTGGAATTTAGAATGTAACTTTTGTGATGTAATAGGTTTTGAACTCAAATGGCATCGTTCTTGTTGAGTTCTTTGCACCTTGGTGCGGTCATTGTCAAGCCCTCACGCCTGTATGGGAGAAAGCGGCTACCGTCTTGAAAGGAGTGGCAACAGTAGCAGCACTTGATGCAGACGCGCACAAGTCACTTGCTCAGGTTCACTATTAATATTCcaagctttttttttccctttaggGTTTCCCTTCTTCCATCAATAAACTTTCATAACTTACAATTGTTGGAGTCATTCCTATCTGTCATTGAAAGTCGgttgttacattttttaagtgtttagTCCTTACCGTTATTGTTTAGGAATAGATGGTGGTTGATGCCTTAACTTTATGTTACTTAATCAGTCCTGTCATTCCATATTCTGGCTTTCCTTGAAAGAGGAAAAGGCAGCGAAAAGTGAGTAGGCGATGAAGATAGGTGCTGCATTATTGTTTCGGCATTTGAGCATGAATTTAGAATGTAAGGGTTATCTAGATGAAAACGActgctaaaattttgaagtggCCACTTGAGTCTGTATAATATTCTGTCTTCAATTATATTCTTACATTGATGTTAAGAACTTGAGTTTggatataaaaattgaaagacttCAGTTGGGCCTATTATTCTAATTATGAAATAATCACTGTGATCCCCtcaattttcatatatctcCAGGAATATGGCATTAAAGGATTCCCAACCATAAAAGTCTTTGCACCTGGAAAGCCTCCGGTAGACTACCAAGGAGCTCGGGATGTTAAACCAATTGCAGAATTTGCTTTGCAGCAGGTTCGCATCAAAACATGTTGGGAGAAcgctcactttttttttcttctttttgtttttggcttTTTCATTAGCTAGATAACATCTTCGAATTTCCTTTGAGATTGTTTGCACAATTCTGAAAAACTTGAAACATTCTTCAGACGTGCATTTGAAACATTTcgttcattttcttcttcacaggTGAAGGCTCTGTTAAAGGAACGtctaaatggaaaaacaaCTGGAGGTGGGTCAAATGAGAAATCAGAACCTAATGCTTCAGAAGAATTGAATTCTCGAAACTTTGATGAGTTAGTGATAAAAAGTAAAGATCTCTGGATTGTGGAGTTCTTTGCTCCTTGGTAAGGATTTATAATTCTTTGTATTTTAGAGCtagattatattttatattcttttgagcttgattatttcatttttcaaatttatcttttaaggTGTGGACACTGTAAACGTTTGGCTCCAGAATGGAAGAAGGCTGCTAAAAATTTGAAGGGGAAAGTGAAGTTGGGTCACGTAGATTGTGATGCTGAGAAGGTTAGTCAAATTTCAGCTTGTAGGTATCTGAGCAAGAAATTATCTGAATCTTTATGGAATCTGTCATATGCATTTCGAAGTGCGATGCCTAGTGGAATATACTGTGCCACTGTCAATATCGATTAACAACTAATTGTAGACTTATATTGAGATCAtttgatcaaaattaatatggattgCCTCATTGCATCTGATCGATCACTTGATTGATCGTCTTTGTCTATATATGACTTTGATCACCTACCAGCCCCGTTCTAGTTCCTTCTCTAAATGTCTGTAAGGCTGATTATTTAGAagttttcaagtaaaaaatcatattatgcAAGTCCAAAAGCGTACATGTTGAAAATATTGCTCAGAAAAACATCCAGAGGAATTGGTGATGTTTGGAAgtgagttttatttatttattataatttattgtcttggttttttagataattttttgGTGAAGATAGAAGGTCTTGAATTTACTCTTCCTTTGAAAGTGATGATTTGTAAACGAATGTAATGCCTGTAGCAAAATCGAATCTTTGATTCACTTGATTTCTGAAATTATTGAACGGTCTTCCTTTTCGttccaatttattttactttcataCAGTCTTTATTTACTTATCATACAATTGATTGATCCGAGCCACATCTAACCCACCACGGGGTTTGCCAGTCTCTCATGAGCAGGTTCAACGTGCAAGGATTCCCTACCATCTTGGTGTTCGGTGCTGACAAGTACAGTCCAATTACGTATGAGGGTGCAAGAACAGCATCAGGAATCGAGTCATTTGCTTTAGACCAGCTAGAGACAAATGTTGCACCCCCAGAAGTGACGGAGCTCACTGGTTCTGTAAGTTGCTCGCTTGTTATGCTAACAGTAATTGGtttgtgaaatattttatgattatacACTTGGGAGTATGAATCTTATTGCCCCACTCCTATAGGACGTCATGGATGAGAAATGTGCATCGGCTGCCATTTGTTTTGTTGCTTTCCTGCCCGACATTTTGGATTCCAAGGCCGAAGGAAGGAACAGATACCTCAAGCAATTGTTATCAGTTGCCGAGAAGTTCAGAAGAAGTCCCTACAGGCAAGTTTATCTAAGATCACATACCATACCTCATACCTCTGCCCCATTCTTTAAACTTCTAACCCAAATTCTTGACTAATGGTTATCATATAGTCTTTCGTATGCTAATAGAcataataatttcaaagaCAATGTAGTTACACTTTGCAAAAAGCGCCACCGTGGTAATTACAATTATACCCTCAAGCTGAAAGAGA
This DNA window, taken from Cucumis sativus cultivar 9930 chromosome 6, Cucumber_9930_V3, whole genome shotgun sequence, encodes the following:
- the LOC101221066 gene encoding protein disulfide isomerase-like 2-3, producing the protein MRSGQSPILTILLFIFFLRFDLSNALYGPSSPVLQLTPSNFKSKVLNSNGIVLVEFFAPWCGHCQALTPVWEKAATVLKGVATVAALDADAHKSLAQEYGIKGFPTIKVFAPGKPPVDYQGARDVKPIAEFALQQVKALLKERLNGKTTGGGSNEKSEPNASEELNSRNFDELVIKSKDLWIVEFFAPWCGHCKRLAPEWKKAAKNLKGKVKLGHVDCDAEKSLMSRFNVQGFPTILVFGADKYSPITYEGARTASGIESFALDQLETNVAPPEVTELTGSDVMDEKCASAAICFVAFLPDILDSKAEGRNRYLKQLLSVAEKFRRSPYSYIWAAAGKQPDLEQRVGVGGYGYPALVALNVKKGAYAPLKSAFELEHIIEFVKEAGRGGKGNLPLESTPEIVKTEPWDGKDGEVIEEDEFSLEELMGGEDETVTKDEL